The Nitrosomonas sp. PY1 genomic sequence GTAAATCATGGACGGTAACCGGTCTGTATATGTTTCCGATGAAAGTCGGCATCGGAAATTTCCAACCTTATGGGCGCTATACCAGCATTCAACCCAATAGCAGTAATGATAGAAATCGAGAGGAAATTGAAGCTGGCTTGAACTACATTATCGATGGCTTTAATGCACGTATTTCTGCATACTATCAACATGGCGATCTTATAACAAGAGGGTTAAATTATTCCCCTTTTGCGGTAGGTGGCCCAGCGCTTGATGTTTATAAACTTTCTTTTCAACTACAGATCTAGCGCTCTGGTATTGAATAGATACTAATACAAACTTAAAATGCCAATATCCGCATATAAAAAAGAAATATTCGAACAACAGCGGGAAAAAGTAAGCGCTTCGGGGTACTCAGATCCAAATCAGTTGATTGATACGGAATCAGGTTCTGAGTACACCCCATTACAAGCCAAACTTTCACTAAAATTCTCAGAAATTGATGGAACAACGCGATTAGTTGAAAAAGATCGATTTGGTCCTTTATTAGTACAAAAACCGCTCTATCCAGAAGGAAATGAGATTTGTCACGTGGTGGTTATCCACCCCCCGGGAGGTGTGGTCAGTGGCGATGAACTTGAACTGTCTGCAAAGATAGGTCCATCGGCAAAGGCTCAAATTACAACGCCAGGGGCTGCCAAATGGTATAAATCCAATGGTAGAACAGCTCGGCAGGCCATCAAAATTGACGTTGATACAGGCGGCATGCTTGAATGGTTACCGCAAGAAACTATTTTCTTCAACAATACTAGTGTTGCAATTGACCACCAGGTATCGCTTCAGGACGATTCGATTTATCTAGGTTGTGAAATACTGTGCTTCGGCCGAACTGCATCAGGAGAAATTTTTAATAACGGGAAGATTAAACAACGTACAAGCATTAAACGGAATGGTAAAACAATCTGGCTTGAACAAATCAGTTTAAACGGTGAAGACTCTGCGCAAAATAGATCGTTGGCGCTTGGTAAACACACAGTATGTGCTACCCTATTATTATCAGGAAAATTGATTCCTGCCGCCGTTATTGATCAAGCACGACAAGAGTGCATCAGCATTATCAATAACAGAGGTCAAGTCGGTATATCTCAACTCAAATCAGTATTAGTTGTACGCTATTTGGGTCCTTCCAGTGAAGTAGCTCGTCAAGTCATGCTTTGCTGCTGGAATTTATTTCGTCAGGAATTCTTTGGCCGTATCGGAATCACTCCACGCATGTGGAATACATGATAAATCAATTTTAGCTCATAGAGGAGGGATATCCAATTATCTCAAGCATCAAATAATATAATAAATTAAATTGTTATTTAACTCAGGAGAACCTAGGAGAAAGACTATGGACTTAACACCAAGAGAAAAAGATAAATTACAAATTTTTACTGTAGCCATGCTTGCCGAAAGACGTAAAGCGCGCGGCTTACGTCTTAATCATCCAGAAGCTGTTGCACTGATTACCTTTGCTGTTCTAGAAGGCGCCAGAGATGGTCGCACAGTGTCAGAATTAATGTCAGCCGGTCAAAAAGTTTTATCTCGTGATGATGTAATGGAAGGCGTTCCGGAAATGATTCCAGACATTCAAATCGAAGCCACATTTCCTGATGGAACCAAATTGGTAACCGTTCACAATCCAATCATTTAATAATCAAAAGTGGAGAGAATAATGAGAATACCTTTAATTCCAGGTCAAATCTTCCCAGAACCCGGTGACATTGAACTCAATGTAGGAAGGAAAACAAAAACAATAACTGCGGCAAACACCGGAGACCGCCCTATACAAATTGGTTCGCATTTCCATTTTTATGAAGTTAATGAAGCAATGAAGTTTGATAGAGAAGCCGCCTACGGCATGCGTCTGAATATTATGGCTGGTACCGCTGTTCGCTTTGAGCCAGGACAAGAAAGAAC encodes the following:
- a CDS encoding urease accessory protein UreD, encoding MPISAYKKEIFEQQREKVSASGYSDPNQLIDTESGSEYTPLQAKLSLKFSEIDGTTRLVEKDRFGPLLVQKPLYPEGNEICHVVVIHPPGGVVSGDELELSAKIGPSAKAQITTPGAAKWYKSNGRTARQAIKIDVDTGGMLEWLPQETIFFNNTSVAIDHQVSLQDDSIYLGCEILCFGRTASGEIFNNGKIKQRTSIKRNGKTIWLEQISLNGEDSAQNRSLALGKHTVCATLLLSGKLIPAAVIDQARQECISIINNRGQVGISQLKSVLVVRYLGPSSEVARQVMLCCWNLFRQEFFGRIGITPRMWNT
- a CDS encoding urease subunit gamma, which translates into the protein MDLTPREKDKLQIFTVAMLAERRKARGLRLNHPEAVALITFAVLEGARDGRTVSELMSAGQKVLSRDDVMEGVPEMIPDIQIEATFPDGTKLVTVHNPII
- a CDS encoding urease subunit beta, whose protein sequence is MRIPLIPGQIFPEPGDIELNVGRKTKTITAANTGDRPIQIGSHFHFYEVNEAMKFDREAAYGMRLNIMAGTAVRFEPGQERTVELVELSGDRTVYGFNQKVMGKLK